The genome window TGTCCATGGACCGATGTCGATGACACGGTCACCAAACAGTATGCCGATCACGATTGTCGGTGCCCGGTTTTCCGCAAGCGCGGCAAGCTGACCACTTCCGGCAGGAAGCGACGGCGGCGTTGCACACGGCACTTCGTTGAGTTTCTTCGTGATCGGCGCGCCATCGCTCCGGTCGCGGTGAAGGTGGTCGAAGATCCGCAGGTCGCGGCATATGTCGGTTGGCTCAGGCAGGATCGAGGCGTGACCGACGAGACGATCCGGCGATACCGGGCAGAGATTGAGCGGCTGATGCCCATGCTCGGCGCGCCGGCACAATGGGATGCTGCCACTCTGCGAGATGCGTTCGAGCGTCGCAGCAAGGAGATCCCGGGATCGGCTTCGCTGCTCGCCACGATCATGAGGAGCTATCTTCGGTTTCTTATTGGCCGAGGCCAATGCCGCCCAGCGCTGCTGCACGCAATGCCTTCCGTACGGAGATACCGGCTTTCGGCATTGCCGCGCTACATCGACCCGGCAACGATCGAGAGGATCATTGCAGCCTGCCCGACAGGTCGGCCGGTGGAAGTTCGGGATAAGGCGATCATTCTCCTGCTTGCCAGACTTGGCCTGCGAGCAGGAGATATTCGGGATATGCGTCTCGACGATATCGATTGGCGATCCGGCCATCTGAAGGTCAAGGGCAAGACGCGTCGACCGGATCGTTTGCCATTGCCACAGGGTGTTGGCGACGCGATCCTGGCATATCTTGCTGCGGCCCGCCCGACGGCCATCGAAGCGCACCTGTTCTTGCGTTCGCAAGCCCCGTTCCGGCCATTCAGTTCGTCAGCCGAGATCGCCGGCATCGTTGCACGCACACTCGAGCGCGGCGGGATCGAAGGTCTGCCGACCGGATCGCACATATTCCGGCATTCGCTTGCAACCAACATGCTGCGCTCTGGTGCAGGCCTGGAGTCCATCGGGACCATCCTGCGCCACAGCTCGCCCGAGACCACCGCCATTTACGCCAAGACCGATCTGCCGATGCTCTTGAAGATCGCACAACCC of Aurantiacibacter atlanticus contains these proteins:
- a CDS encoding tyrosine-type recombinase/integrase, producing the protein MPTRSFVSFQPAPSRVGEPPSTNALFSAFLSSLSVEEGTACAVLYSAAIRHFLCWLGLRGIALGTVDDRIVRRFEQHRCRCPRYSAQATAYKADLAARVRRFVRFLEDQGYIDVADGIYDLGRHLADYSHMIDGLQLAKGVAQAYRSEAEHFAAWLRVSRCPWTDVDDTVTKQYADHDCRCPVFRKRGKLTTSGRKRRRRCTRHFVEFLRDRRAIAPVAVKVVEDPQVAAYVGWLRQDRGVTDETIRRYRAEIERLMPMLGAPAQWDAATLRDAFERRSKEIPGSASLLATIMRSYLRFLIGRGQCRPALLHAMPSVRRYRLSALPRYIDPATIERIIAACPTGRPVEVRDKAIILLLARLGLRAGDIRDMRLDDIDWRSGHLKVKGKTRRPDRLPLPQGVGDAILAYLAAARPTAIEAHLFLRSQAPFRPFSSSAEIAGIVARTLERGGIEGLPTGSHIFRHSLATNMLRSGAGLESIGTILRHSSPETTAIYAKTDLPMLLKIAQPWPGDLS